Proteins encoded together in one Astatotilapia calliptera chromosome 7, fAstCal1.2, whole genome shotgun sequence window:
- the tor1 gene encoding torsin family 1 isoform X1: MKPSTRHILLLWMLVCSGTTQAIEPISTTIAVGMAAALTGILARYQNIFYYFHECCRPEWISFNKTGLQNDLDTKLFGQHIASRILLKAVSGFMSNENPKKPLVLSLHGWTGTGKNFVSKLIAENIYKEGMDSSFVHVFTSTLHFPHQSQSACYKSQLQQWIKGNVTNCERSMFIFDEMDKMHPGLIDSIKPYLDYYVKLDGVSYRKSIFIFLSNAGGESIIQTALDFWKQGRDREEIELKDLETSLSLSVFNNNQSGFYRTNLIDKNLVDFFVPFLPLEYRHVVQCAMAEMKARDIEPNEDVADMVARDLVYFPKSERVFSVKGCKTIESKLDYYT; encoded by the exons ATGAAGCCGAGTACGCGGCACATCCTGCTGCTGTGGATGCTGGTGTGCTCCGGCACGACGCAGGCGATAGAGCCCATTAGCACCACCATAGCTGTCGGCATGGCTGCGGCTCTCACCGGGATTTTGGCTAGGTATCAGAACATTTTTTACTATTTCCACGAGTGCTGCCGACCAGAGTGGATTTCTTTCAACAAGACAG GTCTCCAAAATGACCTGGATACCAAACTCTTTGGGCAGCACATCGCTTCACGCATCCTCTTAAAAGCTGTGAGTGGATTCATGAGCAATGAGAACCCGAAGAAGCCCCTGGTGCTCTCCCTGCACGGATGGACGGGCACAGGGAAGAACTTTGTCAGTAAGCTGATTGCTGAAAacatttacaaggagggaatgGACAGCAGCTTCGTTCATGTGTTCACATCCACACTTCACTTTCCACATCAAAGTCAAAGTGCATGCTATAAG TCTCAGTTACAGCAGTGGATCAAAGGCAACGTCACAAACTGCGAACGCTCCATGTTCATTTTTGACGAGATGGATAAGATGCATCCCGGCTTGATCGACAGCATCAAGCCCTACCTGGACTACTATGTCAAGCTGGACGGAGTTTCTTACCGCAAATCAATCTTCATCTTTCTCAG CAATGCTGGAGGGGAGAGCATTATACAGACGGCGTTAGATTTTTGGAAACAAGGGCGAGATCGAGAAGAGATTGAGCTCAAAGACCTGGAAACATCGCTCTCTCTGTCAGtgttcaacaacaaccaaa GTGGCTTTTATCGTACGAATTTGATAGACAAGAACCTGGTGGACTTCTTCGTCCCTTTCTTGCCTCTGGAGTACCGACACGTCGTCCAGTGCGCCATGGCCGAGATGAAAGCCAGAGACATCGAGCCAAACGAGGACGTGGCAGACATGGTGGCCAGAGATTTAGTGTATTTCCCCAAATCGGAGAGGGTTTTCTCTGTGAAAGGCTGCAAGACGATAGAGAGCAAGCTGGACTACTACACATAA
- the tor1 gene encoding torsin family 1 isoform X2 yields MRARHVYVLLHIFLTVGVLVKAFDPITTTVVIGIGATLGRTIYNYFRESCDSKWIAFNATGLQNDLDTKLFGQHIASRILLKAVSGFMSNENPKKPLVLSLHGWTGTGKNFVSKLIAENIYKEGMDSSFVHVFTSTLHFPHQSQSACYKSQLQQWIKGNVTNCERSMFIFDEMDKMHPGLIDSIKPYLDYYVKLDGVSYRKSIFIFLSNAGGESIIQTALDFWKQGRDREEIELKDLETSLSLSVFNNNQSGFYRTNLIDKNLVDFFVPFLPLEYRHVVQCAMAEMKARDIEPNEDVADMVARDLVYFPKSERVFSVKGCKTIESKLDYYT; encoded by the exons ATGAGAGCGAGACACGTATATGttcttttgcatatttttttgaCTGTCGGCGTGCTAGTTAAAGCATTTGATCcgatcacaacaacagtggttATCGGTATAGGCGCGACTCTAGGGCGGACTATCTACAATTACTTTCGCGAAAGCTGCGATTCCAAATGGATCGCCTTCAATGCGACAG GTCTCCAAAATGACCTGGATACCAAACTCTTTGGGCAGCACATCGCTTCACGCATCCTCTTAAAAGCTGTGAGTGGATTCATGAGCAATGAGAACCCGAAGAAGCCCCTGGTGCTCTCCCTGCACGGATGGACGGGCACAGGGAAGAACTTTGTCAGTAAGCTGATTGCTGAAAacatttacaaggagggaatgGACAGCAGCTTCGTTCATGTGTTCACATCCACACTTCACTTTCCACATCAAAGTCAAAGTGCATGCTATAAG TCTCAGTTACAGCAGTGGATCAAAGGCAACGTCACAAACTGCGAACGCTCCATGTTCATTTTTGACGAGATGGATAAGATGCATCCCGGCTTGATCGACAGCATCAAGCCCTACCTGGACTACTATGTCAAGCTGGACGGAGTTTCTTACCGCAAATCAATCTTCATCTTTCTCAG CAATGCTGGAGGGGAGAGCATTATACAGACGGCGTTAGATTTTTGGAAACAAGGGCGAGATCGAGAAGAGATTGAGCTCAAAGACCTGGAAACATCGCTCTCTCTGTCAGtgttcaacaacaaccaaa GTGGCTTTTATCGTACGAATTTGATAGACAAGAACCTGGTGGACTTCTTCGTCCCTTTCTTGCCTCTGGAGTACCGACACGTCGTCCAGTGCGCCATGGCCGAGATGAAAGCCAGAGACATCGAGCCAAACGAGGACGTGGCAGACATGGTGGCCAGAGATTTAGTGTATTTCCCCAAATCGGAGAGGGTTTTCTCTGTGAAAGGCTGCAAGACGATAGAGAGCAAGCTGGACTACTACACATAA